A genomic segment from Maridesulfovibrio ferrireducens encodes:
- a CDS encoding ATP-binding protein: protein MKMRMSKIFQKTLLLNFVLFGVISISMSLMSALTLYNHMVDEYISKGKSIASSIAGSSVEILLNRDSSTIQSMIDQFKAIDGAAYVYVQDENGDIISHTFVPCVPEILKHSTSHPDEISVREITLPETGKVIDITKPILAGMAGYVHVGMDKELINKYVWIAIAKLQIVMFFIFWGSVFLLYLSVNRISEPLNKLTEYARKLSDHDFTASVEITSNDEIGLLAGTMQNMASELTTIISGLERAVTNATSELQDTLTYMKVIMDNLADGLLVIDVYGKISLTNPALSDLFGLEGQDVKGKDVKNFFTDEMNQLFNLVKGCEQEIYTSEITLNKRRIGKAVATPIHKKDSEDGTALCLGAVILVRDITYEKEVDNLKTDFISTVSHELRTPMTSILGFAKIIRKKLEKTVFPQCHTTDKKTQRAMNQVQDNIGIIVSEGERLTDLINDVLDIAKMESGKIDWKNNPVDMEEVINVSGQSTNPLWMSKNLDLQVDIEKNLPTIYGDRDRIMQVMMNLISNAVKFTKSGTITCTARAHDDEILISVSDTGSGISPEDQKKIFERFKQVGDTLTGKPKGTGLGLPICKQIVEHHNGRIWVDSKLSAGSSFHFTLAKGTPDTKVNFVPAHSKINSVGRRPGEKNSPLILVADDDPALNEFLSQILEEEGYRIITAVDGVEAVEVAKKQMPQLITMDLKMPRMDGAEAIRQLRMDPSTRHIPVIVISALAEGQKAGGDAALIKPIDDRRLIETIHGMLQEDLIMTDPCMVLGMEKAAPTQNLLVICPGKINYCTPSELWNQIEQGFKGTLFIPAEISTTLDLDRISSIPEVQLVIIPDN from the coding sequence ATGAAAATGAGAATGTCTAAAATTTTTCAAAAAACTCTACTTCTTAACTTCGTGTTATTCGGAGTTATATCAATATCTATGTCGCTTATGTCCGCGCTTACGCTCTACAATCATATGGTTGATGAGTACATAAGCAAAGGCAAATCCATAGCCAGTAGCATTGCCGGTTCCAGTGTAGAGATTCTGCTCAATCGGGATTCCTCAACCATCCAGTCAATGATTGATCAATTTAAAGCTATTGACGGAGCTGCATATGTATACGTTCAGGACGAAAACGGGGACATAATATCACACACATTTGTCCCTTGCGTACCGGAAATTCTGAAACATAGCACCTCGCACCCTGACGAAATTTCAGTAAGAGAAATTACCCTTCCTGAAACGGGAAAAGTGATTGATATTACCAAGCCTATTCTTGCAGGCATGGCCGGATACGTTCATGTCGGGATGGATAAAGAACTAATCAACAAGTACGTGTGGATAGCAATTGCAAAACTGCAAATTGTAATGTTTTTTATTTTTTGGGGCAGCGTATTTCTATTGTATTTGAGTGTTAACCGAATTTCGGAACCATTAAATAAATTAACAGAATACGCCCGCAAATTATCAGATCATGACTTCACGGCATCGGTTGAAATAACTTCAAATGACGAAATAGGGCTCCTCGCCGGAACGATGCAAAACATGGCTAGTGAACTGACCACTATTATTTCCGGCCTTGAACGAGCGGTAACTAATGCGACAAGTGAGTTGCAGGATACACTTACCTATATGAAAGTTATCATGGACAACCTTGCCGACGGCTTGTTGGTAATTGATGTCTATGGAAAAATTTCTCTCACAAATCCGGCTCTTTCAGACCTTTTCGGACTGGAAGGACAAGATGTCAAAGGGAAGGACGTTAAAAATTTCTTCACCGATGAAATGAATCAGCTCTTTAATTTAGTTAAAGGCTGTGAACAAGAAATATACACATCAGAAATAACCCTGAACAAACGAAGAATCGGGAAAGCGGTAGCAACTCCTATTCATAAGAAAGATTCCGAAGACGGCACAGCATTGTGCCTCGGAGCGGTTATTCTCGTCAGGGACATTACATATGAAAAAGAAGTGGATAATCTGAAAACTGACTTTATTTCCACTGTATCCCATGAACTTAGAACTCCCATGACTTCCATTTTGGGTTTCGCCAAAATTATTAGAAAAAAACTCGAAAAAACTGTTTTCCCGCAGTGCCATACAACAGATAAAAAAACTCAAAGAGCTATGAATCAAGTTCAAGATAATATTGGCATTATCGTTTCGGAAGGTGAGCGCTTAACGGACCTTATTAATGATGTGCTGGATATCGCGAAAATGGAATCAGGAAAAATTGACTGGAAAAATAATCCTGTTGATATGGAAGAAGTTATCAACGTTTCAGGACAATCAACCAATCCGCTGTGGATGTCTAAAAATCTTGACCTGCAAGTTGATATTGAAAAGAATCTGCCCACAATATACGGCGACCGGGACAGAATTATGCAGGTCATGATGAACCTGATTTCTAATGCTGTTAAATTTACTAAATCCGGAACCATTACTTGCACGGCCCGCGCTCATGATGATGAAATATTAATCAGTGTAAGTGATACAGGAAGCGGTATTTCACCGGAAGATCAAAAGAAAATTTTTGAAAGATTTAAGCAAGTCGGAGACACTTTAACCGGAAAACCAAAAGGAACGGGACTTGGTCTGCCGATCTGTAAACAAATTGTTGAACACCACAACGGACGCATCTGGGTGGACAGTAAGCTCAGCGCAGGAAGTTCCTTTCACTTCACATTGGCAAAAGGAACTCCTGATACAAAGGTAAACTTTGTCCCGGCCCATAGCAAAATTAACTCTGTAGGAAGACGCCCCGGCGAAAAGAACAGCCCTCTGATTCTGGTTGCTGACGATGATCCGGCTCTCAATGAATTTTTATCACAGATTCTAGAAGAGGAAGGATACAGAATAATTACTGCGGTAGATGGAGTTGAAGCTGTTGAAGTGGCAAAAAAACAAATGCCCCAGCTCATAACCATGGACCTTAAAATGCCGCGTATGGACGGTGCAGAAGCAATCAGGCAGTTACGCATGGACCCGTCAACTCGTCATATTCCGGTCATTGTTATCAGTGCTCTTGCGGAAGGACAGAAAGCCGGAGGAGATGCAGCCCTCATCAAGCCCATTGACGATAGGAGGTTGATTGAAACTATCCACGGAATGCTGCAGGAAGATCTGATCATGACAGATCCTTGTATGGTGCTCGGAATGGAAAAAGCCGCACCAACTCAAAATTTACTGGTAATCTGCCCCGGAAAAATCAACTACTGCACACCTTCTGAACTTTGGAACCAGATTGAACAAGGCTTTAAGGGCACTTTATTTATACCGGCTGAGATCA
- a CDS encoding ABC transporter substrate-binding protein, whose protein sequence is MNRLYIKTIFFAAALFMLFSPAAIYAEEVDNDTKPILLGMSAAFTGPSKGLGIELYRGSQAYFDQVNANGGIRGHKIIIKYYDDGYDPLPAIRNTIKLIEKDNVLCLFNYVGTPTVTRILPVVKHFNAVKPVYLFFPFTGAQPQREFPYEEYVFNLRASYRQETWGLVHNLFMIGRNRIAVLYQADAYGRSGWDGVKKALTEKDLNIVAEATYKRGAGFESSMKRQVEILAETKPDAIISIGAYEASAAFIRDARDAGLDIPICNLSFVGSDNMLHLLKNLEKTSNKKYTDNLINSQTVPSYEDTSLPAVRDYRKVMTESPPAPPEGFGKDYEPLKFSFISFEGYLTAKVMTKILDKMMLRQNYGSLYAATLSIRDLDIGLNTPVSFGRGKHQGLDEIYYTTVSNGKFVPVRNWARWSK, encoded by the coding sequence ATGAACAGGCTTTACATTAAAACCATCTTTTTTGCTGCTGCACTTTTTATGCTGTTTTCACCTGCCGCGATCTATGCAGAGGAAGTCGACAACGATACAAAACCTATTCTTCTCGGCATGTCTGCCGCCTTTACCGGACCAAGCAAAGGACTCGGGATTGAACTATACAGAGGCTCACAAGCTTATTTCGATCAGGTAAATGCAAACGGCGGGATCCGTGGCCACAAAATTATTATCAAATATTACGACGACGGATACGACCCGCTGCCGGCTATTCGAAATACCATTAAATTAATTGAAAAAGATAATGTTCTCTGTTTGTTCAACTATGTTGGAACCCCGACAGTAACAAGAATTCTTCCTGTCGTTAAACATTTCAATGCCGTTAAACCTGTTTACCTTTTCTTCCCCTTCACCGGCGCTCAGCCGCAAAGAGAATTTCCATACGAAGAGTATGTTTTCAACCTGCGCGCATCATACAGACAGGAAACATGGGGCCTCGTGCACAATTTGTTTATGATAGGCCGCAACAGAATTGCTGTTTTATATCAGGCAGACGCCTATGGCAGAAGCGGATGGGACGGAGTTAAAAAAGCACTTACAGAAAAAGATCTTAATATTGTAGCAGAAGCTACTTATAAAAGAGGAGCTGGCTTCGAAAGTTCCATGAAAAGACAAGTAGAAATACTTGCAGAAACAAAACCGGACGCAATCATTTCAATCGGAGCCTATGAAGCAAGTGCGGCTTTTATCAGAGATGCAAGAGATGCAGGACTCGATATCCCGATATGCAATCTCTCTTTTGTCGGTAGCGATAACATGCTGCACCTCCTTAAGAATCTAGAAAAAACCAGCAATAAAAAATACACCGACAACCTGATAAACTCCCAAACCGTTCCAAGCTATGAAGATACTTCCCTTCCAGCTGTACGCGACTACCGAAAAGTAATGACCGAGTCCCCGCCCGCTCCGCCCGAAGGGTTCGGAAAAGATTACGAGCCACTAAAGTTCAGTTTTATCAGCTTTGAAGGATATCTCACGGCTAAAGTAATGACGAAAATACTCGATAAAATGATGCTTAGACAAAACTATGGCAGCCTTTATGCTGCTACTTTATCCATAAGAGATCTTGATATCGGACTCAATACCCCCGTCAGTTTCGGCCGGGGTAAGCATCAAGGTCTTGACGAAATATACTACACCACTGTTTCCAACGGTAAATTTGTACCTGTGAGAAACTGGGCGAGGTGGAGCAAATGA
- a CDS encoding HD domain-containing phosphohydrolase: MNNHIKPETRLKKFLKPKKLKVFFKKAQPLLPENSLLCIYIGSTPVFCTDPSLYPFDKTIFTPIANATDEDLSIGVSLQNLEELSEKERNQIKAVLEFMSYSMAGHIESEKARRLLGEETLAKYRELALLHRSIVELNNSLRLKDVISALIQECRTSALPAEMGAVYLPEEDGFTIFDSFGAVNAGTFEKLVECPLFKDIIASLRGEILNDVKLDCRCGSKLCDNIRSLLIMPIPSPNLCEGVLILTSQCVNAFSAAHLKHVATLASVAGISISNAYNFESIRVLMDALLKALAEAIDARDPFTAGHSDRVAHLAVAFARLISLEDDKFHELCFTDEHLREIFYSGILHDIGKIGIKEEVLTKKTRLPKSMLDVIGMRMKLFGIHYQKEWEPDYKRLKQINLSLCPHQEDLDFIHTISEVKFKINGSSIHLLHPEERKCLLVRKGNLTSEERQEIERHPAESQRILEHIPFHDDLSQLLTIIGQHHERLDGSGYPEGIKGDDILIQSQILAIVDIYDAITQERHYKPATPQARALKILAEEAEEGKLNKSLVNFFIDNILQIEKGADSINLDRPASPRFCKIPRNNLN, encoded by the coding sequence ATGAACAATCACATTAAACCGGAAACACGGTTAAAGAAATTTCTTAAGCCAAAAAAGTTGAAAGTTTTTTTTAAAAAAGCACAACCTTTACTGCCTGAGAACTCTTTACTATGTATTTACATTGGCAGTACTCCGGTTTTTTGTACTGACCCTTCGCTGTATCCGTTTGATAAAACAATCTTCACTCCTATAGCTAACGCCACAGATGAAGACCTCAGCATTGGAGTTTCTCTCCAGAATTTAGAAGAATTATCTGAAAAAGAACGGAATCAGATCAAAGCAGTTCTCGAATTCATGTCATATTCCATGGCCGGTCATATTGAATCCGAGAAAGCAAGACGCCTTCTGGGAGAAGAAACTCTCGCTAAATATAGAGAGCTGGCTCTACTGCACCGATCTATTGTTGAGCTTAACAATTCGCTCAGACTGAAAGATGTTATCAGCGCTCTGATTCAAGAATGCAGAACCTCTGCCCTTCCTGCTGAAATGGGCGCAGTATACCTGCCCGAAGAAGATGGCTTTACCATTTTTGACAGTTTCGGAGCGGTCAATGCAGGAACTTTTGAAAAGCTGGTAGAATGCCCTCTTTTTAAAGATATCATCGCAAGTCTGCGCGGTGAAATTTTAAATGATGTCAAACTGGACTGCCGTTGCGGAAGTAAGCTGTGTGATAACATCAGATCTTTACTTATAATGCCCATCCCTTCTCCTAATTTATGTGAAGGGGTTCTTATCCTGACATCTCAATGTGTCAATGCTTTCAGCGCCGCCCACCTGAAACATGTTGCCACTCTGGCATCTGTAGCAGGCATATCAATAAGCAACGCTTATAACTTTGAATCTATCAGAGTCCTCATGGACGCGCTCCTTAAAGCTCTTGCCGAAGCGATTGATGCCCGGGACCCATTCACAGCCGGACATTCTGACAGAGTAGCTCATCTAGCTGTTGCTTTTGCACGTCTCATCTCGCTAGAGGATGATAAATTCCATGAACTCTGTTTCACAGACGAGCACCTGCGCGAAATTTTCTATTCCGGCATTCTTCATGACATAGGTAAAATCGGTATCAAGGAGGAAGTGCTTACTAAAAAGACTCGCCTTCCCAAATCAATGCTTGATGTCATAGGCATGCGCATGAAGCTTTTCGGCATTCACTACCAAAAGGAATGGGAGCCTGATTACAAGAGGCTTAAACAAATAAATCTATCTCTTTGTCCACATCAGGAAGATCTGGATTTCATCCACACTATCAGTGAAGTAAAATTCAAGATTAACGGTTCATCTATTCATCTGCTGCACCCTGAAGAGCGGAAATGTCTGCTTGTACGCAAAGGCAATCTGACTTCTGAAGAAAGACAGGAAATTGAACGTCACCCTGCAGAGAGTCAGCGAATTCTTGAACATATTCCGTTTCATGATGATCTCTCACAGCTCCTGACTATTATCGGCCAGCACCACGAACGACTCGATGGCTCTGGATACCCTGAAGGAATCAAGGGTGATGATATACTTATTCAAAGTCAAATTTTAGCCATAGTCGATATCTATGATGCGATCACGCAGGAACGCCATTACAAACCTGCAACTCCGCAAGCCCGCGCATTAAAGATTCTTGCCGAAGAAGCCGAAGAAGGAAAACTGAATAAATCTCTGGTCAACTTTTTTATTGATAACATTCTTCAAATCGAAAAAGGCGCTGACTCAATCAATCTGGATCGCCCAGCATCACCTAGATTCTGCAAAATACCTAGAAACAACTTAAACTGA
- a CDS encoding response regulator transcription factor produces MTGKILVVDDEVHIRMLLEQTLEELEDDYDVELLTAENGEEGLDLIRAERPDLVFLDIMMPYMNGYEVCQEVREDPELSSVKIILLTAKGQEVDRKHGLELGAERYMTKPFDPDEILEVAKTILQLDQ; encoded by the coding sequence ATGACCGGAAAAATTCTAGTTGTGGACGATGAGGTTCACATCAGAATGCTTCTAGAGCAAACTTTAGAAGAACTGGAAGATGATTATGATGTCGAACTTCTAACCGCGGAAAACGGTGAAGAAGGTCTAGATCTTATACGCGCTGAGCGTCCTGATCTAGTTTTTCTAGACATCATGATGCCATACATGAACGGTTATGAAGTCTGTCAGGAAGTTCGTGAAGATCCTGAATTGTCCTCAGTTAAAATAATACTTTTAACGGCAAAAGGGCAGGAAGTAGACAGGAAGCATGGGCTGGAACTTGGAGCGGAAAGATACATGACTAAGCCATTCGACCCTGATGAAATTCTTGAAGTTGCAAAAACAATTCTACAACTTGATCAATGA
- a CDS encoding ABC transporter substrate-binding protein, whose amino-acid sequence MKRCLLLLLFLLAACDRGVPVTVHEDKNPGVFPDKVVLGSSLALEGHASYLGTQTLHGALAYINNVNSEGGVHGRQLKLVSYDDSYDPPKCLINTQRLIIEDKVFALFGYVGTPTTVKVLPLVAAARIPLLGMFTGANALRNPFNRYIINVRPSYYQETQQAVRHMVQDLGLTKIAVFYQYDAFGFDGLTGTELALKDLGLEPIARGSYTRGSLDVAEGVARIKDSGAQAVFLIGTTTPCIKFINELGVNGVHPVYYTVSFIGAREFARNLCKNDDDAVIMSQVVPPFTLPDDLTHSEAADYITALKLSYPDDTPNLVGLEGFFNARVLVEGLRRAGPELTRDKFIQAIESMNKFEIAPGITISFDGKDHQGMDKVYFTRFNDGRFEVMDSWDSLRRSVVR is encoded by the coding sequence ATGAAACGGTGTTTGTTATTGCTTCTTTTTTTACTCGCTGCCTGCGACAGGGGTGTTCCTGTGACAGTGCATGAGGACAAAAATCCCGGTGTTTTTCCTGATAAAGTAGTGTTGGGATCCTCTCTGGCACTTGAAGGACATGCGAGTTATCTCGGTACACAAACTCTTCATGGGGCGCTTGCTTATATAAATAACGTAAATTCGGAAGGAGGAGTTCATGGTCGGCAGCTTAAGCTTGTTTCATATGACGATTCTTATGATCCTCCCAAGTGCCTCATAAATACTCAGCGATTGATTATTGAAGATAAAGTTTTCGCGCTGTTCGGTTATGTCGGAACACCTACAACTGTTAAGGTTCTGCCATTGGTGGCTGCCGCGCGTATACCTTTACTGGGGATGTTTACCGGGGCAAATGCTCTGAGAAATCCTTTTAATCGTTATATTATTAATGTTCGTCCCTCGTATTATCAAGAGACCCAGCAAGCTGTCCGCCATATGGTACAGGATTTGGGACTAACCAAGATTGCTGTTTTTTATCAGTATGATGCTTTCGGGTTTGACGGTCTTACCGGAACAGAATTAGCTTTGAAAGATTTAGGTCTTGAGCCGATAGCCCGTGGATCGTACACAAGAGGTTCTCTGGATGTAGCGGAGGGCGTTGCTCGTATTAAGGATTCTGGAGCGCAGGCTGTATTTTTAATAGGGACGACTACTCCTTGTATAAAATTTATTAACGAGCTCGGGGTTAATGGAGTTCATCCGGTTTATTATACAGTGTCGTTTATCGGAGCGAGAGAGTTTGCGCGTAATTTGTGCAAAAATGATGATGACGCAGTGATCATGTCTCAGGTTGTACCTCCCTTCACCCTGCCCGATGATCTTACTCATTCTGAAGCCGCAGATTATATTACTGCTCTGAAGCTTTCTTACCCTGATGATACTCCAAATCTGGTTGGTCTTGAGGGTTTTTTTAATGCCCGGGTTCTTGTTGAAGGGTTGCGGCGCGCCGGGCCAGAGTTGACAAGGGATAAATTTATTCAGGCTATTGAATCTATGAACAAGTTTGAGATTGCTCCGGGGATTACAATTTCATTTGACGGTAAAGACCATCAGGGGATGGATAAGGTTTATTTTACTCGCTTTAATGATGGGCGATTTGAAGTTATGGATAGTTGGGATTCGCTCCGACGGAGTGTTGTACGATGA
- a CDS encoding ATP-binding protein — protein sequence MKRFSNLSLKNKIFFSTLGVILMISAVIALLARGILVSSLTSELELRGVAIAHSIAERGGGFILDKKYPQLLSLVFDEATLGERQHLITYIFVLGKKGEVLCHTFTTPFPENLDKVNTVSASEHKSVRLIDFGKKSAYDIAVPIREGLYRIGTVHVGLSKVHIDKLVSTLRITFLGFISGVVIIIFIISHRLAKYITSPVAKLTRVSDELSRGNFDIGLDMLSSDGGWDASQCPVYHNTDFPCWHFDQALSVSERSVNNNRNLQQCRNCHFYIKRQGDEVVQLADSFKNMVWSIKLYRRRLRDSEEKYKSMFDSGPDPILVISCSDFTILDANPRVSELYGYSKEELIGEEFLRLGPESNLECIKAFEEYGGPAGCIYYPKILHLKKDGRPVYVNMHACPISYKSNPSMIVAITDITEIIEKDAQLVQAAKMKSLGEMSAGVAHEVNQPLNAIKMGSEFLALMAERGRDVPAEQLSEVAKEVSAQVDRAAEIINALRAFGRKADFKTDKININEPLRSVFTLVTRQFELQNIVFQLDLAENLPLIVAQDNRLQQVFFNLVNNARDAISEKRETLGVESDEYIKISTYEENSQVCIRVSDTGVGITEEVRNKIFEPFFSTKEVGYGMGLGLAITYGIVRDYKGKVEIESVSGKGATFIISFPVANEEA from the coding sequence ATGAAAAGATTTTCCAATTTGAGTCTGAAGAATAAAATTTTCTTTTCCACTCTAGGCGTAATCCTTATGATCAGTGCGGTTATAGCTCTTTTGGCTAGAGGTATTCTTGTCTCCTCTTTGACTTCAGAGCTGGAATTGCGCGGTGTCGCTATTGCTCACTCAATTGCTGAGCGGGGAGGCGGATTTATACTGGATAAAAAATATCCGCAGCTACTCAGTCTCGTGTTTGATGAAGCGACTCTTGGAGAACGGCAGCACCTCATTACGTATATTTTTGTGCTGGGCAAAAAGGGAGAAGTTTTATGTCATACTTTTACAACTCCCTTTCCTGAAAATCTGGATAAAGTTAATACTGTGTCTGCGAGCGAGCATAAGTCGGTCCGCTTAATCGATTTCGGTAAAAAATCGGCTTATGATATAGCTGTTCCCATCAGAGAAGGGTTGTACCGTATCGGAACTGTGCATGTTGGACTTAGCAAGGTTCATATTGATAAACTTGTGTCGACGTTGCGTATAACTTTCTTAGGTTTTATTTCCGGTGTTGTTATCATCATTTTTATCATCAGCCACAGGCTTGCCAAGTACATTACGAGTCCTGTTGCGAAACTTACACGGGTTTCGGATGAGTTGTCGCGGGGTAATTTTGATATCGGACTCGATATGTTGTCCAGTGACGGGGGGTGGGACGCTTCGCAGTGTCCTGTATACCATAACACTGATTTTCCGTGCTGGCATTTTGATCAGGCTTTGTCTGTAAGTGAGAGAAGTGTTAATAATAATAGAAATTTACAACAGTGTAGAAACTGTCATTTCTATATAAAGCGTCAAGGTGACGAAGTTGTTCAGCTTGCTGACAGTTTTAAAAATATGGTTTGGTCAATTAAACTGTATCGTCGTCGATTGCGTGACTCGGAAGAAAAGTATAAATCCATGTTTGATAGCGGACCGGATCCGATTCTTGTTATTTCCTGCTCTGATTTTACGATTTTGGATGCTAATCCTAGAGTCTCTGAATTGTATGGTTATTCCAAGGAAGAACTTATTGGTGAAGAATTTTTACGTCTCGGACCGGAGTCAAACCTTGAATGTATCAAAGCTTTTGAAGAGTATGGAGGGCCGGCCGGCTGTATTTATTATCCCAAAATACTTCATCTTAAAAAGGATGGAAGGCCGGTTTATGTAAACATGCACGCTTGTCCTATCTCGTATAAAAGCAACCCTTCGATGATTGTGGCAATTACTGATATCACTGAAATTATTGAAAAGGATGCACAGCTTGTGCAGGCCGCGAAGATGAAGTCGCTCGGTGAGATGTCCGCGGGGGTGGCGCATGAAGTAAATCAGCCACTCAATGCAATTAAGATGGGTAGTGAATTCCTGGCTCTTATGGCTGAGCGGGGGCGTGATGTTCCGGCTGAGCAGTTGAGTGAAGTTGCAAAAGAAGTAAGTGCACAGGTTGACAGGGCTGCGGAGATCATCAACGCGCTGAGAGCTTTTGGACGCAAGGCCGATTTTAAGACGGATAAAATTAATATAAACGAGCCCTTGCGGAGCGTTTTTACTTTGGTAACCCGTCAGTTCGAATTGCAAAATATTGTATTTCAATTGGATTTGGCCGAAAATTTGCCACTTATCGTTGCACAGGATAATAGGTTACAGCAGGTATTCTTTAATCTTGTAAATAATGCCCGTGATGCTATTTCCGAGAAGCGAGAAACTCTCGGGGTTGAGAGTGATGAATACATTAAAATAAGCACTTATGAGGAAAACTCGCAGGTCTGTATCCGGGTGTCTGACACAGGGGTAGGGATTACCGAAGAAGTTCGCAATAAAATTTTTGAGCCTTTTTTTAGTACCAAAGAAGTAGGATATGGGATGGGGTTGGGACTTGCCATCACGTATGGCATAGTACGGGATTACAAGGGTAAAGTTGAAATTGAAAGTGTGTCTGGAAAAGGTGCAACTTTTATAATCTCTTTTCCGGTTGCTAATGAAGAAGCGTAA
- a CDS encoding response regulator, with product MSKILVIDDEKATLNMFKMLLSVYGHEVLTAENGEIGIELFDTEKPDLVMTDIKMPGVDGLQVLGRIKAMSPEAEVIVITGHGDMELAIKALNLDATDFLNKPVKREDLEKALQLSAERRKFVSGKRDDVQFTLEDKIAVINVIGSLTSKSDGSIHDVFDEALSSGRKDILMIFQEKTSINGGGMDSLIKGVEKVRSRGCNLYIAGLSDNFHAVFDSMGISSMASMYDTEAEARANI from the coding sequence GTGAGTAAAATTTTGGTGATTGATGACGAGAAAGCAACTCTAAACATGTTTAAGATGTTGCTTTCCGTTTATGGTCATGAGGTTCTGACCGCTGAAAACGGCGAAATAGGAATAGAGCTTTTTGATACTGAGAAGCCGGATTTAGTAATGACCGACATCAAAATGCCCGGAGTGGATGGTCTGCAGGTTCTGGGTAGAATTAAGGCTATGTCGCCGGAAGCGGAAGTGATTGTTATAACTGGTCACGGCGACATGGAACTTGCTATCAAAGCGTTGAATCTTGATGCAACGGATTTTCTGAACAAGCCTGTAAAGCGCGAAGATCTTGAAAAAGCTTTGCAACTTTCGGCTGAGAGGAGGAAATTTGTAAGCGGTAAGCGTGACGATGTGCAGTTTACTCTTGAAGATAAAATTGCTGTGATCAATGTGATAGGCAGTCTTACTTCAAAATCTGATGGATCTATACATGATGTTTTTGACGAGGCTCTTAGTAGCGGGCGTAAAGATATTCTGATGATTTTTCAGGAAAAGACCTCGATCAACGGTGGGGGAATGGATTCCCTGATTAAAGGGGTTGAAAAAGTCCGTTCGCGTGGCTGTAATCTTTACATTGCAGGTCTGTCGGATAATTTCCATGCAGTGTTTGACTCAATGGGCATAAGTTCTATGGCCTCAATGTATGATACTGAAGCAGAGGCTCGAGCTAATATTTAA
- the mltG gene encoding endolytic transglycosylase MltG, which produces MEQEKKEESGQPGRENNSGNVAGKSIVLRFVLPSLAIICMVMMVVGSWFIYQSWEFLNIPPESDGREILFTVTPGETLWTVSSKLADSGLVIDSKRFRKLAQAEGQENKVRAGEFNLWTNMTAPQILKKLTTTSGILHKFSVREGLSWWNTAEAAQQSKLTTYADFKKAVFSPELLAKYSIPAKNAEGYLFPETYLLTRPKQDSGLTLVKTMLKEFRRSADKAWNGTLPSPEQIHRTVILASLVEKETGVASERRRIAGVFANRLTRGYLLQADPTIIYGLGETFDGNIRKKHITDKNNPYNSYQHRGLPPGPICSPGLESLKAAINPEKHNFLYFVAKGDGSHYFSKNLNEHNKAVRKFQLRRNKSTYRSYNKTE; this is translated from the coding sequence TTGGAACAGGAAAAGAAAGAAGAATCTGGACAGCCAGGCCGCGAAAATAATTCTGGAAACGTGGCAGGCAAGAGCATAGTCCTGCGCTTTGTGCTTCCTTCTCTGGCCATCATCTGCATGGTTATGATGGTTGTAGGTTCATGGTTCATTTATCAGTCATGGGAATTTCTCAATATTCCTCCTGAAAGTGATGGACGGGAAATACTATTCACCGTCACTCCCGGGGAAACCCTCTGGACTGTTTCCTCCAAACTAGCTGACAGCGGTCTGGTCATAGATTCCAAAAGATTCCGTAAGTTGGCTCAGGCGGAAGGACAGGAAAACAAAGTCAGAGCCGGAGAATTCAATCTCTGGACAAATATGACTGCCCCGCAAATTCTAAAAAAACTGACCACGACTTCCGGCATTTTACATAAATTTTCTGTTCGCGAAGGTCTTTCGTGGTGGAACACTGCCGAAGCCGCACAGCAATCGAAACTGACAACATATGCTGACTTCAAAAAAGCTGTTTTCAGTCCAGAACTGTTGGCAAAATATTCAATTCCAGCTAAAAATGCGGAAGGCTATCTGTTTCCTGAAACTTATCTGTTGACCCGTCCCAAGCAGGATTCCGGCTTAACGCTAGTTAAAACCATGCTCAAAGAATTTCGCAGGTCCGCAGATAAAGCCTGGAACGGAACTCTTCCTTCGCCCGAACAAATTCATAGAACAGTAATTCTTGCATCGCTGGTAGAAAAAGAAACCGGAGTTGCTTCTGAGCGCAGAAGAATTGCTGGAGTTTTTGCTAACCGCCTGACTCGCGGCTACCTTCTGCAAGCTGACCCGACTATCATTTATGGACTGGGTGAAACCTTTGATGGGAATATCCGTAAAAAACATATCACAGATAAAAACAACCCCTACAATTCATACCAGCATCGAGGCCTTCCTCCCGGACCAATATGTTCACCCGGCCTTGAATCATTAAAGGCGGCCATTAACCCTGAAAAACATAACTTCCTCTACTTTGTAGCCAAAGGAGACGGATCACACTATTTCAGCAAAAACCTGAACGAGCACAACAAAGCTGTCAGAAAGTTTCAGTTACGCCGTAACAAGAGCACCTACAGATCATATAATAAAACTGAATAA